In Halorientalis sp. LT38, a genomic segment contains:
- a CDS encoding multiprotein bridging factor aMBF1, with the protein MVQCEMCGAETGSPNTVKVEGAELDVCDDCSDFGTEVRTEKSSSSSTKYSTSSSSGSGSSGSGSGSSSSSSGGSSGGGGGRRRDMFDQMDEVAQDYDQRIRQAREREGLSQEELANQLNEKASLIRKLERGDTLPADSVQKKLEKELDIVLTEGSASADDEEWDGGSSEGEYTLGDVVQRKD; encoded by the coding sequence ATGGTCCAGTGTGAGATGTGCGGCGCCGAGACGGGTTCGCCCAACACGGTGAAAGTCGAAGGCGCGGAGCTCGACGTCTGTGACGATTGTTCCGACTTCGGCACCGAGGTCCGCACGGAGAAAAGCTCCAGTTCGTCGACGAAGTACTCGACGAGCAGCTCCTCCGGGTCGGGGAGTTCGGGCTCCGGCAGCGGGTCGAGTTCGAGTTCGTCGGGCGGGTCCTCCGGTGGCGGTGGCGGCCGCCGGCGCGACATGTTCGACCAGATGGACGAGGTGGCCCAGGACTACGACCAGCGCATCCGGCAGGCCAGGGAGCGCGAGGGGCTGAGCCAGGAGGAACTGGCGAACCAGCTCAACGAGAAGGCGAGCCTCATCCGCAAGCTCGAACGCGGTGACACGCTCCCAGCCGACTCGGTCCAGAAGAAACTCGAAAAGGAACTTGACATCGTCCTGACGGAGGGGAGCGCCAGCGCGGACGACGAGGAGTGGGACGGCGGGTCGAGCGAGGGTGAGTACACGCTCGGCGACGTCGTACAGCGGAAGGACTAG
- the tpiA gene encoding triose-phosphate isomerase gives MFVLVNLKAYPCDPVAVATAARDVSEATGVRIAIAPQAAHLDAVADTGVETWAQHVSPVDHGSHTGSTLAEAAADAGAVGTLLNHSERRRTLADVDAGLSAAERADFETIVCANNPDQIGAAAALGPDAVAVEPPELIGTGTPVSKADPDVVRDAVDAAAAVDDSVDVLCGAGISTGEDLAAARELGAEGVLLASGVAKADDPKAALEDLVEPVA, from the coding sequence ATGTTCGTTCTCGTCAACCTGAAGGCGTATCCCTGTGACCCGGTCGCCGTCGCGACGGCGGCCCGCGACGTCAGCGAGGCCACGGGCGTCCGCATCGCCATCGCACCGCAGGCTGCACACCTCGACGCCGTCGCCGACACGGGCGTCGAGACCTGGGCCCAGCACGTCAGCCCCGTCGACCACGGCAGTCACACCGGGTCGACGCTCGCGGAGGCCGCCGCCGACGCCGGCGCGGTCGGCACGCTCTTGAATCACTCCGAACGTCGCCGCACGCTCGCCGACGTCGACGCCGGGCTGTCGGCGGCCGAGCGCGCCGATTTCGAGACCATCGTCTGCGCCAACAACCCCGACCAGATCGGCGCGGCCGCCGCCCTCGGTCCGGACGCGGTCGCCGTCGAACCGCCGGAACTCATCGGCACCGGAACCCCAGTCAGCAAGGCCGACCCGGACGTGGTCCGCGACGCCGTCGACGCGGCCGCCGCCGTCGACGACTCCGTGGACGTGCTCTGTGGCGCCGGCATCTCGACCGGCGAGGACCTCGCGGCGGCCCGGGAACTGGGCGCCGAGGGCGTCCTGCTCGCGAGCGGCGTCGCGAAGGCCGACGACCCGAAGGCGGCCCTGGAGGACCTGGTCGAACCCGTGGCCTGA
- a CDS encoding helicase HerA domain-containing protein, translating into MGDAQETITVAELSDGPPIGQTPDQSVELPVVEILTGRGFVTGKSGGGKSNTASVIIEKLLDGGYPVMIVDIDGEYYGLKEEYEILHVGGDEECDIQVTVDHAEKIASLALEKNVPIILDVSSFLDEDEAGELLTAVSKRLFAKEKKLKQPFLMLVEEVHEWIPEKGSVGECGKMLIKIGKRGRKHGLGMVGISQRPADVKKDFITQCDWLVWHRLTWNNDTKVVSRILDNEYAEAVEDLNDGEAFMMNDWSESIQRVQFHRKKTFDAGATPGLDDVERPDLKSVSSDLVSELEEISEEEKRTEDRIEELRTQLDEKNSRIAELEKELQDARDMSRMADQFVDALLDTVKGVNPGRTEQERMRQKRRLAAGEDGADGAESAQVQQETAAAGDGGTVVDSTAEPRSGGEPPTAEANDAEAATADANDAEAPTADAGDDETADATMGQQVATDFFDGPAGDPDRNGTDESADDGDVAAAMAAVGGQGDVIDGESGATFSFDAEDPWPGEIPEERREVVEGLRRAVEAMPGKTRGMLRYYRKEGPAKPLDAHFAGGGDGDRTKAYAHNRTLRTHGFIEHAGRGYYAYRLADLIEEEAGGEFEAEELNALVTAVEDAFVK; encoded by the coding sequence ATGGGAGACGCACAAGAGACTATCACGGTCGCCGAGTTGAGCGACGGGCCGCCGATCGGCCAGACGCCGGACCAGTCGGTCGAGTTGCCCGTCGTGGAGATCCTGACGGGCCGCGGATTCGTCACCGGAAAGTCGGGCGGCGGGAAGTCGAACACGGCGAGCGTCATCATCGAGAAGCTGCTCGACGGGGGCTACCCCGTGATGATCGTCGACATCGACGGCGAGTACTACGGACTCAAGGAGGAGTACGAGATCCTCCACGTCGGCGGTGACGAAGAGTGTGACATTCAGGTGACCGTCGATCACGCCGAGAAGATCGCGTCGCTGGCCCTGGAGAAGAACGTCCCCATCATCCTCGACGTCTCCTCGTTCCTCGACGAGGACGAGGCCGGAGAGCTCCTGACGGCCGTCTCCAAGCGGCTGTTCGCCAAGGAGAAGAAGCTGAAACAGCCCTTCCTGATGCTCGTCGAGGAGGTCCACGAGTGGATCCCGGAGAAGGGCTCCGTCGGCGAGTGCGGGAAGATGCTCATCAAGATCGGCAAGCGCGGGCGCAAACACGGCCTGGGCATGGTCGGCATCAGCCAGCGCCCGGCCGACGTGAAGAAGGACTTCATCACGCAATGCGACTGGCTGGTCTGGCACCGGCTCACCTGGAACAACGACACGAAGGTCGTCAGCCGCATCCTCGACAACGAGTACGCCGAGGCCGTCGAGGACCTGAACGACGGCGAGGCGTTCATGATGAACGACTGGTCCGAGTCGATCCAGCGCGTCCAGTTCCACCGCAAGAAGACCTTCGACGCCGGCGCGACCCCCGGCCTCGACGACGTGGAGCGTCCGGACCTCAAATCGGTCAGTTCCGACCTCGTCTCCGAACTCGAGGAGATCAGCGAGGAGGAGAAACGGACCGAAGACCGCATCGAGGAACTGCGGACGCAACTGGACGAGAAGAACTCCCGGATCGCCGAACTGGAGAAGGAACTCCAGGACGCCCGCGACATGTCGCGGATGGCCGATCAGTTCGTCGACGCGCTACTCGACACCGTCAAGGGGGTCAACCCCGGCCGGACCGAGCAGGAACGGATGCGGCAGAAGCGACGGCTGGCCGCCGGCGAGGACGGCGCCGACGGCGCTGAGTCCGCACAGGTCCAGCAAGAGACGGCCGCCGCCGGTGACGGCGGCACGGTCGTGGACTCGACGGCCGAACCGCGATCCGGCGGCGAACCCCCGACCGCAGAGGCGAACGATGCCGAGGCCGCGACTGCGGACGCAAACGACGCCGAGGCCCCGACTGCGGACGCCGGCGACGATGAAACCGCCGACGCGACGATGGGGCAGCAGGTGGCGACGGACTTCTTCGACGGGCCGGCCGGAGACCCGGACCGGAACGGAACCGACGAGTCGGCCGACGACGGCGACGTGGCAGCCGCGATGGCGGCGGTCGGTGGCCAGGGCGACGTGATCGACGGCGAATCCGGCGCCACCTTCTCGTTCGACGCCGAGGACCCCTGGCCGGGCGAGATCCCGGAGGAACGCCGGGAAGTCGTCGAGGGCCTCCGACGGGCCGTCGAGGCCATGCCCGGGAAGACCCGCGGGATGTTGCGCTACTACCGGAAGGAGGGGCCGGCCAAGCCCCTGGACGCCCACTTCGCGGGCGGCGGCGACGGCGACCGGACGAAGGCATACGCGCACAACCGGACCCTGCGCACCCACGGCTTCATCGAACACGCCGGCCGCGGCTACTACGCCTACCGGCTGGCCGACCTGATCGAGGAGGAGGCCGGCGGCGAGTTCGAGGCCGAAGAACTGAACGCGCTCGTGACCGCCGTCGAAGACGCATTCGTGAAGTGA
- a CDS encoding response regulator transcription factor: MSSGTHTRATVLVAEDERHLADLYTDYLSDDYDVVTAYGGEEAVDVLHDPTISVDVALLDRRMPDLSGDKVLADINEQGNDCRVAMVTAVNPGFDIIDMGCDDYLVKPVSREDLLEVVERLLKLSEYSEKHQQLTSKKLKRNVLEVEKSTAELERSERFERLTDEIDGLESELSEIGADLSFEDLQRHI; encoded by the coding sequence GTGTCTTCAGGGACCCACACGCGGGCGACGGTGCTCGTCGCGGAGGACGAGCGGCACCTCGCCGACCTCTACACGGACTACCTCTCGGATGACTACGACGTCGTGACGGCCTACGGCGGCGAGGAGGCCGTCGACGTCCTCCACGACCCGACGATCTCGGTCGACGTGGCCTTGCTGGACCGGCGGATGCCGGACCTCTCTGGCGACAAGGTGCTCGCGGACATCAACGAACAGGGGAACGACTGCCGGGTCGCGATGGTGACCGCGGTCAACCCCGGGTTCGACATCATCGACATGGGGTGTGACGACTACCTCGTCAAGCCCGTCTCGCGCGAGGACCTGCTCGAAGTGGTCGAGCGGCTGTTGAAGCTCTCGGAGTACAGCGAGAAACACCAGCAACTCACCTCGAAGAAACTGAAACGAAACGTGCTCGAAGTCGAGAAGAGCACCGCGGAACTGGAGCGCAGCGAGCGCTTCGAGCGGCTAACCGACGAGATCGACGGGCTCGAATCCGAGCTCTCGGAGATCGGTGCGGACCTATCCTTCGAGGACCTCCAGCGTCACATCTAG